One Fusobacterium nucleatum genomic window carries:
- a CDS encoding IS3 family transposase (programmed frameshift): MINKYDIEFKKKIVRLFLEEGRTKKSISTEFSVSVATISNWVRQFRDECQINEKANHEYDYMKENLRLRKELEETKKENEFFKKSSGILREGNRLMAYRFIQKYSFLFGVRWLLRRLNIYPNAYYNYLKNRKKESIQEKENIKSKIKEIYHSNNGILGHRQIKKFLQRLYNINISKTTAHKYLNKELKLSSITRVKRLNYKKGKPHKIFENLLNQNFYVSEPNKIWCTDFTYLKLTDGSFRYNCSILDLYDRSIVSSITAKEMTSDLAIKTLERALRKVTKIRNKIILHSDQGSQYSSKKFVEYCEKNMIQQSMSRAGCPYDNAPIERYFNTLKNELINHYYYKTEKEIYESIEEFAYVWYNHVRPHSYNDYMTPYEKRRSFKKINKEINFN, encoded by the exons ATGATTAATAAATATGATATTGAATTTAAGAAGAAAATTGTTAGACTTTTCCTTGAAGAAGGTAGAACTAAAAAGAGTATATCTACTGAGTTCTCTGTTTCTGTTGCTACTATTTCTAATTGGGTTAGACAATTCCGTGATGAATGCCAAATTAATGAAAAAGCCAATCATGAATACGACTATATGAAAGAAAATCTTAGACTTCGTAAAGAACTTGAAGAAACTAAAAAAGAAAATGAATTCT TTAAAAAAAGCAGCGGCATTCTTCGCGAAGGAAATCGATTAATGGCTTATCGTTTCATTCAAAAATATAGTTTTCTATTTGGAGTTAGATGGTTATTAAGAAGACTTAATATCTATCCTAATGCTTATTACAATTATCTTAAAAATAGGAAAAAGGAAAGTATTCAGGAAAAAGAAAATATAAAAAGTAAAATTAAAGAGATTTATCATTCTAATAATGGTATATTAGGTCATAGACAAATTAAAAAATTTTTACAAAGATTGTATAACATTAATATTAGTAAGACTACTGCGCATAAATATTTAAATAAGGAGTTAAAACTTTCTTCTATTACAAGAGTTAAGAGACTTAACTATAAAAAGGGAAAGCCTCATAAAATTTTTGAAAATTTATTGAACCAAAATTTCTATGTCTCAGAACCCAACAAAATCTGGTGTACAGATTTCACATATTTAAAATTAACAGATGGAAGTTTTAGATACAACTGTAGTATTTTAGATTTATATGACAGAAGCATAGTATCTAGCATAACAGCTAAAGAAATGACAAGTGATTTAGCGATAAAAACATTAGAAAGAGCATTAAGAAAAGTAACAAAAATAAGGAATAAGATAATATTACATAGTGATCAAGGAAGCCAATATTCTTCAAAGAAATTTGTAGAGTATTGTGAAAAAAATATGATACAACAAAGTATGAGTAGAGCAGGATGTCCCTATGATAATGCACCAATAGAGAGATATTTTAATACATTAAAAAATGAGTTAATAAATCATTACTATTACAAGACAGAAAAAGAAATATATGAATCAATAGAGGAATTTGCATATGTGTGGTATAACCATGTAAGACCACATTCTTATAATGATTATATGACACCATATGAGAAAAGAAGGAGCTTTAAAAAGATAAATAAAGAAATTAATTTTAATTAG